In the Ursus arctos isolate Adak ecotype North America unplaced genomic scaffold, UrsArc2.0 scaffold_19, whole genome shotgun sequence genome, one interval contains:
- the ZNF606 gene encoding zinc finger protein 606 isoform X1, with amino-acid sequence MAAINPWASWGVLTDQSWEMAAVDPWASWALCPQDSAWHVEENSEEEKRATGLPTAQIQEPVTFKDVAVDFTQEEWGQLDPVQRTLYRDVMLETYGHLLSVGNQIAKPEVISLLEQGEEPWSVEQAYPQSTCPEWMRNLESKALIPTQSIFEEEQSHSMKLERYIWDDPWFSRLEVLGCKDQLEMYHMNQSTAMRQMVFMQKQVLSQRGSEFCGLGAEYSQNLNFVPSQRVSQIEHFYKPDTNGESWRCNSAIMYADKITCGDHGYDKAFHQSIQPIQPERMQTGDNLLRCTDAVKSFNHILHFGDHKGMHTGERLYEYKECHQIFNQSPSFNEHPRLHIGENQYDYKEYENIFYFSSFMEHQKIGTVEKAYKYNEWEKVFGYDSFLTQHTSTYTSEKPYEYNECGTSFIWSSYLIQHKKTHTGEKPYECDKCGKVFRNRSALTKHERTHTGIKPYECNKCGKAFSWNSHLIVHKRIHTGEKPYVCNECGKSFNWNSHLIGHQRTHTGEKPFECTECGKSFSWSSHLIAHMRMHTGEKPFKCDECEKAFRDYSALSKHERTHSGAKPYKCTECGKSFSWSSHLIAHQRTHTGEKPYNCQECGKAFRERSALTKHEIIHSGIKPYECNKCGKSCSQMAHLVRHQRTHTGEKPYECNKCGKSFSQSCHLVAHRRIHTGEKPYKCNQCERSFNCSSHLIAHRRTHTGEKPYRCNECGKAFNESSSLIVHLRNHTGEKPYKCNHCEKAFCKNSSLIIHQRMHSGEKRFICNDCGKAFSGHSALLQHQRNHSEEKL; translated from the exons ATGGCAGCCATCAACCCGTGGGCTTCGTGGG GTGTCCTTACAGACCAGTCCTGGGAAATGGCGGCTGTTGACCCATGGGCCTCCTGGG CTCTGTGTCCTCAGGACTCGGCCTGGCATGTGGAAGAAAACTCTGAAGAGGAGAAGAGGGCCACTGGGCTTCCGACAGCCCAGATCCAG GAACCAGTGACCTTCAAGGATGTGGCTGTGGACTTCACCCAAGAGGAGTGGGGACAGCTGGACCCTGTTCAGAGGACCCTCTACCGTGATGTGATGCTGGAGACCTATGGGCATCTGCTGTCTGTGG GGAATCAGATTGCCAAGCCGGAGGTCATCTCTCTGTTGGAGCAAGGAGAGGAGCCATGGTCAGTGGAACAAGCATATCCTCAAAGCACTTGTCCAG aGTGGATGAGAAATCTTGAAAGCAAAGCATTGATCCCAACACAAAGCATTTTTGAGGAAGAACAATCCCATAGCATGAAGTTGGAAAGATACATATGGGATGATCCTTGGTTCTCCAGGTTAGAAGTCTTGGGATGTAAAGACCAATTAGAAATGTATCACATGAACCAGAGTACAGCTATGAGGCAAATGGTCTTCATGCAAAAGCAAGTACTGTCTCAAAGAGGTTCTGAATTCTGTGGACTTGGAGCAGAGTATAGCCAGAACTTAAACTTTGTTCCATCGCAGAGAGTTTCTCAAATAGAACATTTCTATAAGCCTGATACAAATGGTGAAAGCTGGCGGTGTAACTCAGCCATAATGTATGCAGATAAGATTACCTGTGGAGATCACGGTTATGACAAAGCCTTCCACCAGTCCATACAACCTATTCAGCCTGAAAGGATGCAAACTGGAGATAATCTTCTCAGATGTACTGATGCTGTTAAATCTTTCAATCATATACTACATTTTGGTGATCATAAGGGAATGCATACAGGAGAAAGACTCTATGAATATAAGGAATGCCATCAAATCTTTAACCAGAGCCCATCATTTAATGAACATCCACGACTTCATATTGGAGAAAACCAGTATGATTACAAAGAATATgagaatatcttttatttctcatcATTTATGGAACATCAAAAAATTGGTACTGTAGAGAAAGCGTATAAATACAATGAATGGGAGAAAGTCTTCGGGTATGACTCATTCCTTACTCAGCATACAAGCACTTACACCtcagagaaaccctatgaatatAATGAATGTGGGACATCTTTCATCTGGAGCTCTTACCTTATCCAGCATAAGAAaactcatactggagagaaaccctatgaatgtgaTAAATGTGGAAAAGTGTTTAGGAATCGCTCAGCCCTTACTAAACATGAACGGACTCACACTGGAATAAAGCCCTACGAATGTAAtaaatgtggaaaagccttcagcTGGAATTCTCATCTAATTGTACATAAAAGAATTCATACGGGAGAGAAACCTTATGtgtgtaatgaatgtgggaaatctttcAACTGGAACTCCCATCTTATTGGACATCAGAGAACTCATACCGGAGAGAAACCTTTTGAATGTActgaatgtgggaaatcttttagCTGGAGCTCCCATCTTATTGCCCATATGAGAATGcatactggagagaagccctTTAAATGTGATGAATGTGAAAAAGCCTTCAGGGATTACTCAGCCCTTAGTAAACATGAAAGAACTCACTCTGGAGCAAAACCATATAAATGTACGGAATGTGGAAAATCCTTCAGCTGGAGCTCCCATCTTATTGCccatcagagaactcacacaggagagaaaccctataacTGTCAGGAATGTGGCAAAGCATTCAGAGAACGCTCAGCCCTCACTAAACATGAAATAATTCATTCTGGAATCAAGCCTTATGAATGTAATAAATGTGGAAAATCCTGCAGCCAGATGGCTCACCTTGTTAGACATCAAAGGACTCATACTGGAGAAAAGCCCTATGAGTGTAATAAATGTGGAAAATCCTTCAGCCAGAGCTGTCACCTTGTTGCTCATCGGAGAATTCACACTGGtgagaaaccctataaatgtaaTCAGTGTGAAAGATCTTTTAACTGTAGCTCTCACCTTATTGCACACCGGAgaactcatactggagagaaaccatatagatgtaatgaatgtgggaaagcaTTTAATGAGAGTTCTTCCCTCATTGTACATCTCAGAAACCATACTGGAGAAAAACCCTACAAATGTAATCATTGTGAGAAAGCTTTCTGTAAGAATTCTTCTCTTATAATTCATCAGAGAATGCATAGTGGAGAGAAACGCTTTATATGCAATGACTGTGGAAAAGCCTTTAGTGGTCACTCAGCCCTGCTTCAACATCAGAGGAATCATAGTGAAGAGAAACTGTGA